AGAAATTACAATGAAAGTATCTGAATGAGAAATTGCGGAAGCATTTAAAGAAATAGAAACTTTAGTTGATGCAATTGCAATCGGTATATCTGATGGTGGAAGTAAAAGAGATATTTGAGAACGTAATGGAAAGGTAACTGTAAATATTATTCTTAAATTTATGTTGCTCTACTCAATTCAAGAAGCAAGTTTTAAACTTGAAAACTTCAATTTATCATCAGTTCTTGAATTTTTAGAATTGCAACAATTTAAAAATGGTGCTTGAACAAAAATACTTCAACAAAATAAAGAACAACAATATTGAAAAAGTCTTTTTGATATATGAAAAACACAAGCATCAATCAATGATGATACATTGACTTCTACGTTATTTAATGCAACAGATATTATTGGGCCGTTTTCAAAAAACCCTGAACTAGTAACACTAACAAGTAGAAACAACTTTGTTTTATCGGAATTATTCAAAGAAAGTCCTGAGAAACCTTTTGCACTTTATATTCGTTATAACGATGCAGAAGCATCAACTAAATTCTTGATAACAATATTTGTTACTCAAGTTTATAATGCTGCAATTAAATTTACAAGAACAATTAAGAATAATCAATTACCAAGATCGCTTTATTTCTTATTGGAAGAATTTAACACTTTAGCAAATATAGATATTGCTGATTGAATGGCGATATCACGTTCAAGAAAAATATTCTTTATGTTAATCTTGCAAGATTTTGAACAATTAGCAAAATATGCAAATGGTCGCAAAGGAGATGAATTAATTAAAAATCAAGCACAAATACTTTATTACTTGCATACTAATTCAGTCGATTCGATGAATACAATTTCTAAACTTCTAGGAAAGGTTGAAGTTGAAAAAGTTTCAACAACCGCATCTAAGAATGGAACATCAGAAAGTACATCAATCATAGAAAAAGATTTAATGTCTGTTGATGAACTTAAAACAAAAGATACTGATGAGATGATAGTTTTTACTGCTGGTTATAAACCATTCTTATTTAAACCAAAACCCTTTTATAAGATGCACGATTTAAGCAAATTAGAAAAATATGTTGTTGAAAGACAATGAAATGAAAATAAAGATAATTCAATATTTAGTTTCGATTACTCATCAATGCTAAAAAAGAAAGTTAAAAAAGAATTACCAACTCAAGAAAATAAAAATTCCCCATCACATTATGATGAAGAAATCGCTAAAAACACTTCAGATAATCGAATTAAATTGCCAGAAGTTGCACTTCCAAAACAACAAGATACCCCACCTGAACTACTTGCACAACAAAATTATAGTTATGCAAAAGTTCTTTTAAGAAGCATTGATGAATAACGAACAATATAAATCATCTGAAGGTATCTTTAATACGATTATAGAAAATGCTGAATATGTTTTAAATACTTTTATTGCTTCAAATTTTATTTTCAATGCATTTATTCAATTTGTTAAACTGCAAGTTAATCAATTTGACTTATTCACTCTTTTACACTTATTCTACATATCACAAATTGTTAATAATAATCAAAATGAAGTATTTTTATATGAATGACAAGCAAAAGAAATTGGTTCAGAGTACGAAACTTCAACCAAAGAACAAATAATTGGTGTTTGTACATTGAAAAATAACACTACTAAGAAGTTTTACAAGTATCAAATAATAGGCGTGATACCTAAAAGAACTAGACAAAATTCATATCGTATGATAATGCAACAAGCAAAATTAAGAAATATTTGAGATGTACTAAAAGAACATTTATCAAAGTATTACAACTTTTTTGAGTGCTCGTCTCCCCAAAAACAAGCGATTGATTTAGACAATAGAAAAATTTACGTATTTGAAAAAACAAAAACTATAGAGCTGTTGCTTTTAGCTGAGATTGCATTAAATTTCAAAAATAATCAAGACTTTTGAAATGCTAATAATCAAGAAACAACTACCATGACATTAATTTGATTACATTCATTCTATAATGCGCACCTAAAAAATAGTGCAAAGTTATCAAAATTAACAAAATTATTAAATTTTTTAAATAATGATGAATTGAATTCCATCAAAATTGAAATCTTGCAAAAAACTTTTGATTTAGCATTGAAAATTTTTAACAAGATTGGACATAGTGATGAAACATTCAAGTTAATGACTGAAAAATAATAAATAAAACCAAGGAGATACTATGGAATTAACAAAAGAATTAAAAGATGCATTGTGACTTTATACTGGTTATTTACAATATGGCTTAGATGATGAAGTTTTATATGAAGCAATAGAAAATACAAATCAAGTAGCTGATATTAATTCATTCCTTAAATTACTTAATACTATGCGTGATACTTGTAGTGATTATACACTTACCGATTTTACATCATTGTGTTGCTCTGGTAAATTAACCGATGAAAACGTAAGTGATTTACTTGAAATCATTAATACTGAAGATAAAACCACCTTTGTTCTTGAACACGATGAAGACATTATTTCATATGATGGTTTATTAGAAATAGTTGATATTGATTTAAAAGAAAATGGACTAGAAAGTCAATATAGATATTTAATAAACCCATTAACAAGAAATGTTAGTGAAAACGTTGAGTATGTCAAAGTAAATGTTTATTTAAATGATTTAAAAGAAATTGATATTGATGAAGAATTTTGAAATTTAAGAGATGATGCAATATCTGATTATGTTAATGAAACTTTTAAAATCATAGAAGAAGCAAGACAAAAATCAAGTTCAACAACCAAAATATAAGGAGATTAATATGAATAATATTAACGAAAAACTAAACCCGAAATTTATTATTGAAGAATTAACTTCATTTATGGAAAAACTCAAAAATGCAGATGTAGATTTGATAATTGAAGCACTTAAACAGACACAACTAACAAATGATGTTGTTCCTAATTTAAAGAAAATATTTAAAAAC
The nucleotide sequence above comes from Mycoplasma sp. Pen4. Encoded proteins:
- a CDS encoding type IV secretory system conjugative DNA transfer family protein, whose protein sequence is MNKKFYSDKKDNHAIVLGTSGSGKTQKVLLPNIEYMATHHKPNLVLTDPKGEILSLSGNILKENGYDIKVLDLMNIKDSILWNPLFPAWEAIHKSPKNLNLTLKEQENENADEEITMKVSEWEIAEAFKEIETLVDAIAIGISDGGSKRDIWERNGKVTVNIILKFMLLYSIQEASFKLENFNLSSVLEFLELQQFKNGAWTKILQQNKEQQYWKSLFDIWKTQASINDDTLTSTLFNATDIIGPFSKNPELVTLTSRNNFVLSELFKESPEKPFALYIRYNDAEASTKFLITIFVTQVYNAAIKFTRTIKNNQLPRSLYFLLEEFNTLANIDIADWMAISRSRKIFFMLILQDFEQLAKYANGRKGDELIKNQAQILYYLHTNSVDSMNTISKLLGKVEVEKVSTTASKNGTSESTSIIEKDLMSVDELKTKDTDEMIVFTAGYKPFLFKPKPFYKMHDLSKLEKYVVERQWNENKDNSIFSFDYSSMLKKKVKKELPTQENKNSPSHYDEEIAKNTSDNRIKLPEVALPKQQDTPPELLAQQNYSYAKVLLRSIDE
- a CDS encoding Mbov_0392 family ICE element protein — protein: MELTKELKDALWLYTGYLQYGLDDEVLYEAIENTNQVADINSFLKLLNTMRDTCSDYTLTDFTSLCCSGKLTDENVSDLLEIINTEDKTTFVLEHDEDIISYDGLLEIVDIDLKENGLESQYRYLINPLTRNVSENVEYVKVNVYLNDLKEIDIDEEFWNLRDDAISDYVNETFKIIEEARQKSSSTTKI